The segment GGCGAATCTCCGCTCCTCGAGGTCCTTAGGCTTTTGTCTCGTTGGTCCCAGGAGGTCCACGAGCTCCGGTGCCCATTTCGTCTCCGGTTTGTACCTGATCACCTTCTCCTTGCGCACTCCCTCCAGTCTCACCGGTTCCGAGCTCTTCTTCACAGTGGAGGGTGCTGGCTCTGGCGTCTTCTTCAGGACATCGGGTGTATGCTTCTCTTCTTTTTCGGCTACAGGTTTGATGAGATCTTTAATCGTAGGCTCATCACTTTTAGAGGAATCTACAGATGATTGTACTAGTTCTTCTTCAACGGGTGAAGGTACTTTATCTTCTTTCTCTGGAATTTTTTCGGGTAAATCTATTGGTTTGGTTTCGTCAGGAAGTTTGTTTTGGGAGGCTTCGCTAAGTGAAGCTTCCGGAGATTTAACTTCATCTTCTTCTGGATTCTCCACAGAATCTTGGGCGCTGGCTTGTTTTTCAGCTGTTTCAGCTGCTTCCTTCAGAGCGTCAGGGATGGAAACCTTGAGCACGGATTCTTGCACGGTCTCGCTGACAGTCGCCTCTTTGATGGACGTATCTTCCGTAACCTCAGGTTTGGGCGGTGCCGCCGTCTCCTCGGCCGTGTCAGGCTTCATCTCCTCCACTGTTGCAACAACCTCCTCTTCCTTTCCTCCATCTGTCTGTCCCTCCTGGTCGAGAATCACCTGTGAAGATGTGATAATCGGGACCGCCTCCTCTGTCTTTATAGCGTTGTTTTCAGCTTGAGGGTGGTCGCTCGCGAAGAGGGCCTCATACCTGTCAATGTCACTCTTTTGTGGTTTCTGGAAGAACTGGAGGAAGTCCGTTTTGTCC is part of the Homalodisca vitripennis isolate AUS2020 chromosome 8, UT_GWSS_2.1, whole genome shotgun sequence genome and harbors:
- the LOC124367785 gene encoding cell surface glycoprotein 1-like, which translates into the protein MATVAAGLLLSLLGTVVGAPVRTYDQRQQGELNIHAQLDNIVIVLIPTSSFNLLSLAGKTKFTSDKPGGVDKTDFLQFFQKPQKSDIDRYEALFASDHPQAENNAIKTEEAVPIITSSQVILDQEGQTDGGKEEEVVATVEEMKPDTAEETAAPPKPEVTEDTSIKEATVSETVQESVLKVSIPDALKEAAETAEKQASAQDSVENPEEDEVKSPEASLSEASQNKLPDETKPIDLPEKIPEKEDKVPSPVEEELVQSSVDSSKSDEPTIKDLIKPVAEKEEKHTPDVLKKTPEPAPSTVKKSSEPVRLEGVRKEKVIRYKPETKWAPELVDLLGPTRQKPKDLEERRFANLCSPGVWDSELKTCIMPGETRSRTELARFLEAMRFGIAIPAK